The sequence TCCGCACACCCTGATGTCACTTTTTATGACAAGCCTCAAGAGAAGGAGTTTACCTCCAGTGGTGGCCATGCCGACTTTGATAATGGAGTTCAAGTGACTGTTCCAGCTAATGCTGTCCCAGCAAGGACCTCTGTGGTCATTAAAGTCCAACCCAGCCTTGCCTCCAATGATGTGTTTGTTATGCCTGAGGGCATTCAGTCTGCCAGTCCGTCCTACTTGATCTCTGGTGAAGGTCTAAACGGAGAGGTGACCCTGAGGATGGAGCATCATATACGAGTGTCCACCCAACAAGAAGCTGATGACCTCCTCTTTCTCCAAGCTGACTCGTCTCCCAAGAGATCTGGTTCAAACAGTGTTTACGAGTACCAGGAGGTACAAAAGGGAAGGTCAGAGTTCCCTCCTGGAGGGAACACTGGGAGACTGACGCTGGGCACACGACTGAAGAACTTCTTTAAAATTGGGAGGAGAAAAAGAGGTGATGATTTTAGAATGACTTCTGATTCCAAATATAAtctttaatacatgtacaggcaaTACTGACAGTAACCTCTACACTGTCAGAGTCTACCggtctcctccacacacaactgGGGACAGGCTAGCCGTCATTGTAGCCAGTCTCTGTGGGAGCTTATATACTAAGGTGTGGATTGTATACATCGTAGATAAAATGTGTATTTTGTGCTTATAATGCACCTAATTCTACAGTTTCTGGAGACACTTGATAAAGTGATGATCCCACGAGACTACCCAGAAGTGTCTTCAAAGTTAATTGACAGGACGACTCAAGAATCGCTGACGTTTTTTGATATGTGTGCCACTCTCAACATTGACCCAGTGCAGGGATGGTCTGTGGAACCAGACAAGGAATTGGTAAAATGTTAAGCTGAACATACTCTTAAAAAATCATATTATCTTCATTTCTCAGATTTCGCGTAGTGAAGTGGATCAGCCTGAGATGGAGAAATTCAGACCTGAGGATCTCCACAACTACCCTCCCAGGATAATCTGCAGGTTCTTCCCTGATCATGAGGAGAATGCTCCCAAGAGAACCACCTGTACCATCTCCTTGTCTGGACTCCTGCCACAGGTCAAAGTTCATCTATCATTGATACCCACCCCCAAAGTTGCTGTGGATACTACTAAACTACAGGTATTCACGTTTGTACAGTGTAGCCTCTTGAAATGGTGTAGTGGGTACCTTTGGCAAACAAAATTTTGCTCCTTTGATAGATTTGTCCTCTTTGTTGATTCAACTTGCACAGTCATGtattaatacacacacagtttgtaCAGTGAAGTGGTGTAGTGGGTACCCATTGGTAAATTAAAATTTACCCACTTGATATTATAGCAGGCCCTTTTTAATTCAATTAGCACATAATTGCATGTGTATAAGTAAGGCACACATAGTTTTTGTTTATAATGTACATTGTCATTCCAATTTGTTTAGGAGGCCACTGATGAGTTGAGAAGGTCTGCCCTGGCAGTGAGTGACACACAACTTGGCTCTACTGTGAAGAGTGTAGTGTCTCTGATGGAGAGAATGACTGCTGCTCTGAGGTACCACTCAATTGTCTAGTGGAAGTCTGATTATCGTTTTTTTCTAAAGGGCATCTTCTCTGAGTGAGCTGACaggtcacactgactccaTACGGACAGAGATAAAGGCTGTCCTTGTAGTGACCAGGAGGGTTGTCGAGGAGTGCACAGTACAGAGCATCAGTGAGAACATGGGAGCCAGTCTGTCTAAGATGGAGACTTTATCTCACCAGCTTTGTATGGTGGCTAAGGTTAAACTGAGAAACTGTCTAGGTGAGAACGTGTGTTTATAATATCAAGTGTTAGCTCGCATTCTCAATGGTACAGACCGGTCAGAGGAGACAGTTGCTC comes from Halichondria panicea chromosome 3, odHalPani1.1, whole genome shotgun sequence and encodes:
- the LOC135333676 gene encoding uncharacterized protein LOC135333676 isoform X1 gives rise to the protein MDIHDAARAGDLSALQDAIKRGDDVNSVDEDEWTPLMEAASEGHTGCVRELLSSGAVVDLASKDGWTPLYWAAYGGHADCVRELLSSGAVVDLADKVGNTSLYVAAREGHTDCVRELLSSGAVVDLANKDGDTPLYVVASYGHTDCVRELLSSGAVVDPANKDGYTPLMRAAYWGQEDTVRELLSSGASPLCTTKRGKTALMRAKGSRRSNPSIIKLLEEAAESHSRVPVLPRNWTVVTDTETKKPVYQNKAAGETLSTPPGYPLHQTSAHPDVTFYDKPQEKEFTSSGGHADFDNGVQVTVPANAVPARTSVVIKVQPSLASNDVFVMPEGIQSASPSYLISGEGLNGEVTLRMEHHIRVSTQQEADDLLFLQADSSPKRSGSNSVYEYQEVQKGRSEFPPGGNTGRLTLGTRLKNFFKIGRRKRGTGNTDSNLYTVRVYRSPPHTTGDRLAVIVASLCGSLYTKFLETLDKVMIPRDYPEVSSKLIDRTTQESLTFFDMCATLNIDPVQGWSVEPDKELISRSEVDQPEMEKFRPEDLHNYPPRIICRFFPDHEENAPKRTTCTISLSGLLPQVKVHLSLIPTPKVAVDTTKLQEATDELRRSALAVSDTQLGSTVKSVVSLMERMTAALRASSLSELTGHTDSIRTEIKAVLVVTRRVVEECTVQSISENMGASLSKMETLSHQLCMVAKVKLRNCLDRSEETVALVDLVENGANLLRAVDCLLRDIHTLSGFSGLAERIDIEHPLLNNEIETTEFVYLAAHFDNVIMYSQMLGLNRSQQASVRQLLVLYDIQTAMMECLSLWQRSNPAAATYRTLLKLLVRMKKYNIASDVFKHCLENSKLT
- the LOC135333676 gene encoding uncharacterized protein LOC135333676 isoform X2, which translates into the protein MDIHDAARAGDLSALQDAIKRGDDVNSVDEDEWTPLMEAASEGHTGCVRELLSSGAVVDLASKDGWTPLYWAAYGGHADCVRELLSSGAVVDLADKVGNTSLYVAAREGHTDCVRELLSSGAVVDLANKDGDTPLYVVASYGHTDCVRELLSSGAVVDPANKDGYTPLMRAAYWGQEDTVRELLSSGASPLCTTKRGKTALMRAKGSRRSNPSIIKLLEEAAESHSRVPVLPRNWTVVTDTETKKPVYQNKAAGETLSTPPGYPLHQTSAHPDVTFYDKPQEKEFTSSGGHADFDNGVQVTVPANAVPARTSVVIKVQPSLASNDVFVMPEGIQSASPSYLISGEGLNGEVTLRMEHHIRVSTQQEADDLLFLQADSSPKRSGSNSVYEYQEVQKGRSEFPPGGNTGRLTLGTRLKNFFKIGRRKRGNTDSNLYTVRVYRSPPHTTGDRLAVIVASLCGSLYTKFLETLDKVMIPRDYPEVSSKLIDRTTQESLTFFDMCATLNIDPVQGWSVEPDKELISRSEVDQPEMEKFRPEDLHNYPPRIICRFFPDHEENAPKRTTCTISLSGLLPQVKVHLSLIPTPKVAVDTTKLQEATDELRRSALAVSDTQLGSTVKSVVSLMERMTAALRASSLSELTGHTDSIRTEIKAVLVVTRRVVEECTVQSISENMGASLSKMETLSHQLCMVAKVKLRNCLDRSEETVALVDLVENGANLLRAVDCLLRDIHTLSGFSGLAERIDIEHPLLNNEIETTEFVYLAAHFDNVIMYSQMLGLNRSQQASVRQLLVLYDIQTAMMECLSLWQRSNPAAATYRTLLKLLVRMKKYNIASDVFKHCLENSKLT